A part of Octopus sinensis linkage group LG7, ASM634580v1, whole genome shotgun sequence genomic DNA contains:
- the LOC115214063 gene encoding zinc finger protein 665-like — protein MEVKLNGKQVDSGSQTENTELAIETQKITRKKSYPCDICGKVFIARKNLVQHKLIHSMSKQYHCEVCSKWFSTSSLLSQHIRIHTGERPYHCDTCGKTFSQKGHLSEHKRIHTGEKPYRCDICGETFSRSSHLCRHKRIHTGEKPYRCNFCDKAFSQSGQLSEHRRVHTGEKPYCCDICGKTFSQSSNLSSHKHIHTNEKNICDTCGKTFSSPGNLSAHKRIHTGEKPYLCDICHKTFSASGQLSRHRRIHTGEKPFHCDICGKKFSQSGHLSSHKHFHTGEKPHHCDICDKTFSQSGHLFQHKRIHTGEKPYHCDVCGKSFTENGHLLTHKRIHTGEKPYCCDICGKKFSTSSYVSQHMRIHTGEKPFHCDICGKAFSQSSSLSSHKYIHTRKKPFHCDICDETFSQSNSLSAHKVFHTRGKPYHCEICGKTFATKSNLSSHKRIHTGEKPYHCEICGKTFSGIGDLSRHKRIHTGEKPFHCDICGKTFSQSGTLFRHKHIHITEKLY, from the coding sequence atggaagTGAAATTGAATGGAAAGCAGGTTGACAGTGGGTCACAAACTGAGAATACTGAATTAGCAATTGAGACACAGAAAATTACTAGGAAGAAATCCTACCCTTGTGATATATGTGGCAAAGTATTCATTGCCAGAAAAAATTTAGTTCAACATAAATTAATTCATTCAATGTCAAAGCAGTATCACTGTGAGGTTTGCAGTAAATGGTTCTCTACAAGTAGCTTGCTCTCtcaacacatacgtattcatacaggggaaagaccatatcactgtgatacctgtggtaaaacattctctcagaAAGGTCATTTGTctgaacacaaacgtattcacacaggtgagaaaccttatcgatgtgatatctgtggtgaaacATTTTCTAGAAGTTCTCATTTGTGccgacacaaacgtattcacacaggagagaaaccatatcgctgtaatTTCTGTGACAAagcattctctcaaagtggccaATTATCTGAACATAGACGTGTTCAtacgggagaaaaaccatattgctgtgatatctgtggtaaaactttCTCTCAGAGTAGTAATCTTTCTTCccataaacatattcacacaaatgaaaaaaatatttgtgatacctgtggtaaaacattttctagTCCAGGTAATTTATCTGCCCACAAACGaatccacacaggagagaaaccatatctctGTGATATCTGTCATAAAACATTCTCTGCAAGTGGTCAGTTATCTCGACATAGACGTATacacacaggggagaaaccattccactgtgatatatgtggtaaaaaATTTTCACAAAGTGGTCATTTGTCTTCTCATAAGCAttttcacacaggagagaaaccacaccactgtgatatctgtgataaaacaTTCTCACAAAGTGGTCATTTATTtcagcacaaacgtattcacacaggagaaaaaccataccattgtgatgtctgtggcaaatcattcactGAAAATGGTCATTTATTGAcccacaaacgcattcacacaggagagaaaccatactgctgtgatatctgtggaaaaaaaTTCTCAACAAGTAGTTATGTCTCTCAGCACatgcgtattcacacaggagagaaaccatttcattgcgatatctgtggcaaagcattctctcaaagtagtagtTTATCTTcccataaatacattcacacaagaaaaaagccatttcactgtgatatctgtgatgaaACATTCTCTCAAAGCAATAGTTTATCTGCTCATAAAGTATTTCACACAAGAggaaaaccatatcactgtgaaatctgtggtaaaacatttgccACCAAAAGCAATCTATCTTctcacaaacgtatccatacgggagaaaagccataccattgtgaaatttgtggtaaaacattttctggGATTGGTGATTTATCgcgacacaaacgtattcatacaggagagaaaccattccactgtgatatctgtggtaaaacattctcacAAAGTGGTACTCTATTTAGgcataaacatattcacataaCAGAAAAATTATACTAA